The following proteins are encoded in a genomic region of Micrococcaceae bacterium Sec5.8:
- the galT gene encoding galactose-1-phosphate uridylyltransferase: protein MAGITKRAFQLADGRDIIYFDDADTALPPERSPDLRVPAPRPRTATMRQDVLTGEWISVASARQNRIVLPPTHLDPLAPASAQNPSEIPSLYDVAVFENKSPSFGPDLAGPKAPEGLDELSRIGLGRSRQSVGRCEVVCFSPEHTGSLAGVSTSRMRTVVEAWADRTAALSAMPGVQQVFPFENRGEEIGVTLHHPHGQIYAYPFITPRTQQLIRSVERYGSSLFEDVLDFERASERVVLQGEHWTAFVPFAARWPLELHVLPHRQIPDLAATRQEERDEFALLYGRLLRGVDALYSTPTPYISAWHQAPVRAHRDNIRLMLQLTSPRREENKLKYLAGSEAAMGAFIADIAPETAAARLREAVGPG, encoded by the coding sequence ATGGCCGGAATCACGAAGCGCGCATTCCAGCTGGCTGACGGGCGCGACATCATCTACTTCGACGACGCCGATACCGCGCTCCCCCCGGAACGGTCCCCGGATTTGCGTGTTCCGGCACCGCGGCCACGAACGGCCACCATGCGGCAGGACGTTCTGACCGGCGAATGGATTTCGGTGGCGTCGGCCCGGCAGAACCGGATCGTGCTTCCGCCCACGCACCTCGATCCACTGGCACCGGCCTCGGCGCAGAATCCCTCGGAGATCCCGAGCCTCTACGACGTGGCGGTCTTCGAAAACAAATCACCGTCCTTCGGCCCGGACCTGGCCGGCCCGAAGGCGCCGGAGGGGCTGGATGAGCTGTCCCGGATCGGGCTGGGACGCAGCCGCCAGTCCGTGGGCCGGTGCGAGGTGGTCTGCTTCTCACCCGAACACACCGGGTCGCTCGCCGGCGTGTCGACATCACGGATGCGGACCGTGGTGGAGGCCTGGGCGGACCGGACAGCAGCGCTGTCCGCGATGCCCGGCGTCCAGCAGGTCTTTCCCTTCGAGAACCGCGGGGAAGAAATTGGGGTGACACTGCACCACCCACACGGGCAGATCTACGCCTACCCCTTCATCACGCCGCGCACCCAGCAACTGATCCGCTCCGTGGAGCGCTACGGCAGTTCGCTTTTTGAGGACGTCCTCGACTTCGAACGGGCGTCCGAGCGGGTGGTGCTCCAGGGCGAACACTGGACAGCGTTCGTGCCTTTCGCGGCGCGCTGGCCGCTGGAACTCCATGTCCTGCCGCACCGCCAGATTCCCGACCTCGCCGCTACCCGCCAGGAGGAACGTGACGAGTTCGCCCTGCTGTACGGCCGGCTACTGCGCGGCGTCGACGCCCTGTATTCGACGCCGACTCCCTACATCTCGGCATGGCACCAGGCCCCCGTCCGGGCGCACCGGGACAATATCCGTCTGATGCTCCAGCTGACCTCCCCCCGGCGGGAAGAAAACAAGCTCAAGTACCTTGCCGGTTCGGAGGCCGCAATGGGGGCGTTCATTGCCGACATCGCACCGGAAACCGCGGCCGCCCGCCTCCGGGAGGCCGTCGGGCCGGGCTAG
- a CDS encoding LLM class flavin-dependent oxidoreductase — MTVPLSILDLATIGKGQTAAESFAGSVAMAQLAEQRGYRRVWYAEHHNMSAIASSATSVLIAHVAAQTERIRLGAGGVMLPNHSPLTIAEQFGTLETLHPGRIDLGLGRAPGSDQNTLRALRRDPMSADSFPQDVLELQGYLTGPTRIPGVEATPGKGTNVPLYILGSSLFGAKLAAQLGLPYAFASHFAPNALRDAVAIYRRDFQPSAQLDAPHVIAAVNVIAADSAAEAQEMFQATKRARVSLFFGNGREFSDDEADMILDSPQGQHLAQMMKYSAVGTPDAVLEYLDGFTAHADADELIVAHQSTGTEARLRSVELLADVAELVRA; from the coding sequence GTGACTGTTCCGCTTTCCATCCTTGACCTCGCAACCATCGGCAAGGGCCAGACGGCGGCGGAAAGCTTCGCGGGCAGCGTTGCCATGGCGCAGCTCGCCGAGCAGCGCGGGTACCGCCGGGTCTGGTATGCCGAGCACCACAACATGTCAGCCATTGCGTCCTCTGCGACCAGTGTGCTGATCGCCCACGTAGCCGCGCAGACAGAGCGCATCCGTCTCGGCGCCGGCGGTGTGATGTTGCCCAACCACTCCCCGCTGACCATCGCCGAGCAGTTCGGCACCCTGGAAACCCTGCACCCGGGGCGGATCGACCTTGGCCTGGGCCGCGCACCCGGCAGCGACCAGAACACCCTGCGGGCCCTGCGCCGCGACCCGATGTCCGCGGACAGCTTCCCGCAGGACGTGCTGGAGCTCCAGGGTTACCTGACCGGCCCCACCCGGATCCCGGGCGTCGAGGCCACCCCGGGAAAGGGAACCAATGTACCCCTGTACATCCTGGGATCCTCGCTGTTCGGCGCCAAGCTCGCGGCGCAGTTGGGCCTGCCCTATGCCTTCGCCTCGCACTTCGCGCCAAATGCGCTCCGGGACGCCGTGGCCATCTACCGCCGCGATTTCCAGCCCTCCGCCCAGCTCGATGCCCCGCACGTGATCGCCGCGGTCAATGTCATCGCGGCGGATTCCGCGGCCGAGGCGCAGGAAATGTTCCAGGCCACCAAACGCGCCCGGGTCTCGCTGTTCTTCGGCAACGGCCGCGAGTTCAGTGATGACGAGGCGGACATGATCCTGGACTCACCGCAGGGCCAGCACCTGGCCCAGATGATGAAGTACTCCGCCGTGGGCACCCCGGACGCGGTGCTGGAATACCTGGACGGGTTCACCGCCCACGCCGACGCCGACGAGCTCATCGTCGCGCACCAGAGCACCGGCACTGAAGCGCGGCTCCGGTCCGTGGAGCTGCTGGCCGACGTCGCCGAACTTGTGCGCGCCTAG